From Leptodactylus fuscus isolate aLepFus1 chromosome 11, aLepFus1.hap2, whole genome shotgun sequence, one genomic window encodes:
- the LOC142185524 gene encoding HAUS augmin-like complex subunit 3 — MSPPPGLTVSDGIGQVMSSDQFPGGELRKTTTSFSNLVERTSQNVFSDNTKDQRNKQIERRESNSGLSGKNLLKTLHQTDGITITHHRVCSSGGTGEAVQDGGRISMAPPSTRNLSRQRSTCFLLEPQRVQGSDFVEMLRLIGYPNAKNLKGEDFDWLCEGSEEVQLFLGWLCEVVDQRNAVSDEQLDAYNALMDSGQPILDTEELQSICKSGEKLEVELEMEDTRSLQELEEELQTLKALKTHRLHFRNKMESLGMTLHHKTLSLEQAEKEHEKNMNRAKDGITTLNARCNSNLQGLRNQVLELGEYFTSLRTDNILLSSLNLEGFMKLEDTCWKQIEQNATGLLPIKVEDLESQKEAKRDMEKENERLRTSWASQRIQQSVSFGFLNGNLACLHWLQGKSGDQVWNHELLPFLEREVKSLEKQIENIQAETLTNLMFDVSLGVCMPILKAWTRYEQSILTQVSESQAVAAEAILRKLTRLQSVELGLQLERRYHDQTEQELKDLKMELVEQSSLLGKRMLGQRDLRVSPQWLTPLRVDSRDHTGVRLCTMLEKPSKHKELFPKYEAVQSQGEALVQELKSMSAIFCDPLPQTSCLESDTEELHLVMCRGTQNLQLRDVELALASEALLARVSQFNHWFLDFFRDLERKKMAIQTSYMAQGRQLYVHFYQDPTLLARIVEDLEQRVKDLNLNQS; from the exons ATGTCGCCACCACCAGGCCTCACCGTCAGCGATGGTAtcgggcaggtgatgagcagtgacCAGTTTCCTGGTGGAGAACTGCG aaaaacaacaacTTCCTTTTCCAATTTAGTAGAAAGGACAAGCCAGAATGTATTCTCCGACAACACAAAGGACCAGAGAAACAAACAGATAGAACGTAGAGAAAGTAACAGTGGACTAAGTGGGAAAAACCTTCTCAAGACCCTTCATCAGACAGATGGTATCACCATTACTCACCATAGGGTCTGCAGTAGTGGTGGGACAGGAGAAGCCGTACAAGATGGCGGAAGGATCAGCATG GCTCCACCATCCACAAGGAATCTCTCTCGTCAGCGATCCACTTGCTTCCTTCTGGAACCCCAACGTGTGCAAGGCTCAGATTTTGTAGAGATGCTTCGCCTCATTGGTTATCCCAATGCCAAGAATCTGAAGGGCGAAGATTTTGACTGGCTCTGTGAAGGCAGTGAAGAAGTGCAACTCTTCCTCGGATGGCTTTGTGAAGTGGTGGATCAGCGCAACGCTGTAAGCGATGAACAGCTTGACGCTTATAACGCCCTGATGGACTCTGGGCAGCCAATTTTGGATACAGAAGAACTTCAAAGTATCTGCAAAAGTGGAGAAAAGCTAGAAGTAGAATTGGAGATGGAAGATACGAGGAGCTTACAGGAGCTGGAAGAAGAGCTTCAGACTTTGAAAGCTCTTAAAACACATCGACTTCATTTCCGTAACAAGATGGAGTCCTTGGGGATGACATTACACCATAAGACTCTTTCCTTGGAGCAAGCGGAGAAGGAACATGAAAAAAACATGAACCGTGCAAAAGACGGTATCACGACTCTCAACGCAAGGTGCAATTCAAATCTGCAAGGACTTAGAAACCAAGTACTGGAACTTGGAGAATACTTTACAAGCCTGCGTACGGATAACATACTTCTTTCTTCATTGAACTTGGAGGGGTTCATGAAACTGGAAGATACATGTTGGAAACAGATCGAACAGAATGCCACTGGCCTATTACCTATTAAAGTGGAGGACCTGGAAAGTCAAAAAGAAGCTAAGCGAGATATGGAGAAGGAGAACGAGAGGTTACGGACATCATGGGCATCTCAAAGGATTCAGCAGAGCGTTTCCTTTGGTTTCTTGAATGGCAACTTGGCGTGCTTGCATTGGCTTCAGGGGAAATCTGGAGATCAG GTTTGGAACCATGAACTTTTGCCATTCTTGGAAAGAGAGGTGAAGTCCTTAGAGAAACAAATAGAGAATATCCAGGCGGAGACACTTACCAACCTCATGTTTGATGTGTCGCTTGGTGTATGTATGCCTATACTTAAGGCATGGACACGCTATGAACAGAGTATACTTACACAGGTGAGCGAAAGCCAAGCGGTGGCCGCAGAAGCCATCCTCAGGAAGTTGACGCGTCTACAGTCGGTGGAATTGGGTCTACAGCTTGAAAGGCGATATCATGATCAAACTGAACAGGAACTTAAAGACCTTAAGATGGAGCTGGTAGAGCAATCATCTTTGCTTGGAAAAAGGATGCTCGGGCAGAGAGATCTGAGGGTTTCTCCTCAGTGGTTGACACCTCTACGTGTGGACAGCAGAGACCACACAGGAGTCAG GCTATGCACAATGCTGGAGAAACCCTCAAAGCATAAAGAACTCTTCCCGAAGTACGAGGCCGTTCAGTCCCAGGGAGAGGCTCTTGTGCAAGAGCTGAAGTCGATGAGCGCCATCTTCTGTGATCCTCTACCCCAAACTTCATGTCTAGAGAGCGACACCGAAGAACTTCACCTGGTCATGTGCCGTGGGACACAAAACCTGCAGCTACGTGATGTG GAACTGGCTCTTGCCTCGGAAGCCCTTCTAGCCAGAGTCTCCCAGTTTAACCActggtttttagatttttttcggGATCTGGAGCGTAAGAAGATGGCCATCCAGACCTCTTACATGGCACAAGGACGGCAGCTCTATGTCCACTTCTACCAGGATCCCACTCTTCTGGCCCGTATTGTGGAGGATCTGGAGCAGCGAGTCAAGGATCTCAACTTAAACCAGTCTTAA